GGTGGCGGCGCGGCGCAGGCTGGAGGCGGCGAGGTTGCGCCGGTAGCCGAGCTCCTCGGCCACGCGGCGCACCCGGGCGGCGGCCTCGCTGCGCGTGGGGGGCAGACGCTCGTCGAGGACGCGCGACACCATCGACACGCTCACCCCCGCGCGCTCGGCGATGTCCCGCAGCGTCACGGCTGCCGCCACGGCCACCCCCTCCTGCGCCAGGCCGTCCCACAGCGGCCGCCGACCAGAGCCAGCAGGTCGACCCTAGCCGACCCCTTGACACGCGACGGCCTCCGGGAGAAGTGTATGCAAACGTTCCACTGAACGATGCAACACAGTGGCCCGACAGCCAGCTCGACGATGAGGAAGGCACCTGACATGACCCTCCAGCCTCTCAACCTCCGCGGCCTGACCCCCGCCCCCGTCACGCCCTTCACCCGCGAGGGCGCGGTCGACCACGACGCCATCGCCCGCCTCGGCCGCTTCTACTCCAGCGTCGAGGGCATCACCGGCCTGGTGGTCCTGGGCCACGCCGGGGAGGGCACCTTCCTCACCCAGTCCGAGCAGGCTGACGTCATCACCTCCTTCGCCGAGGCAGCACCGAGCATCCCGATCATCGCCGGCATCACCGGTGAGGGCACCGCCGTGGCGGCGCAGGAGGCCCAGCGCGCCGTGGCCGCGGGCGCCGCTGCTGGCCTGGTGTACCCCTCCCACGGCTGGCTGCGCTTCGGCTTCCAGCCCGGCGCCGCCCAGGACCGCTACCGCGCGATCCACGAGGAGAGCGGTCTGCCGCTGATCCTCTTCCAGTACCCGGACGCCACCAAGGCCAGCTACGACCTGGCGACCCAGCTGGACATCGCCGCCCAGCCCGGCGTCTTCGCCACCAAGAACGGCGTGCGCAACATGAAGCGCTGGGACACCGAGATCCCCGTCCTGCGCCGCGAGCACCCTGACCTGCAGGTGCTCTCCTGCCACGACGAGTACCTCCTGCACACGATCTTCGACGTCGACGGCCTGCTCGTCGGCTACGGGGGCATCGCCCCGGAGCTGCTCGTGGACTTCATCGCCGCGGGGAAGGCCAAGGACTACCCCGCCGCCCGCGCCCTGCACGACCGCCTGCTCCCGGTGACCAAGGCCGTGTACCACCGCGGCTCGCACATGGAGGGGACCGTGGCGCTGAAGTGGGCCCTCGTGGCGCGCGGCCTGCTCGACCACGCCACCGTCCGCTCCCCGCTGATGCCCCTGCCGGAAGGCGCCGAGGCCGAGATCGCCGCCGCCGTCGCCGCGGCCGACATGCCGGAGGTCCGCCTAGGCGACCTCGTCTCCGCCTGAGACCCTCCCGGTGGGGGGCAGCGCTCGCCGCCCCCCACCGGGAGCACCACCGCACCACCGCAGCTCAGCACTCAGCACGACAGCAGCACCGGCGCCGATGGGCGCCACCTCAGCAACGACGCCGAGAAAGGGCTTCCGCCCATGAGCCAGACCCACCGCACCGTCAGCGCGGACCCCGTGTTGCTGGTCTCCCACGACTCCGCCCCCTCACCCTCAGCCTCCGCCCCCGCTCCCGCGCCCACGCCCACGGGCTCCGGCAGCGAGGAGCCCGCGCCCCCCGCCGGCCGCTGGAGGTCCCGCCTCCGGCTGCTCGCCCTGGCAGGGCCCGCCTTCATCGCCGGTGCCTGGCAGTTCGGCCCGGGCAACCTCACCTCGGCCATCCAGGCCGGTAGCCGCTACGGTTACTCCCTCATCTGGGTGATCGCGGTGGCGACGGTCCTCATGGTCGTCTTCGCCGACATGAGCATCCGCGTGGCCCTGCGCTCGCGCGGCTCGCTCGTCGACACCATCAAGACCACCCTGGGGCGCCCCACCGGGGTGGCGGCCGGCCTGGGCGTCTTCCTCATCACCCTGGCCTTCTCCGTCGGCAACGCCGTCGGGACCGGGCTGGGCCTGTCCC
This window of the Quadrisphaera sp. RL12-1S genome carries:
- a CDS encoding dihydrodipicolinate synthase family protein, with protein sequence MTLQPLNLRGLTPAPVTPFTREGAVDHDAIARLGRFYSSVEGITGLVVLGHAGEGTFLTQSEQADVITSFAEAAPSIPIIAGITGEGTAVAAQEAQRAVAAGAAAGLVYPSHGWLRFGFQPGAAQDRYRAIHEESGLPLILFQYPDATKASYDLATQLDIAAQPGVFATKNGVRNMKRWDTEIPVLRREHPDLQVLSCHDEYLLHTIFDVDGLLVGYGGIAPELLVDFIAAGKAKDYPAARALHDRLLPVTKAVYHRGSHMEGTVALKWALVARGLLDHATVRSPLMPLPEGAEAEIAAAVAAADMPEVRLGDLVSA